The following coding sequences are from one Paenibacillus sp. JDR-2 window:
- the addB gene encoding helicase-exonuclease AddAB subunit AddB — protein MGLRFVLGRSGTGKTTYCLDAIRAKLQGEPDGAPLIMLVPEQATFQTEYALLKDTSLSGTIRAQALSFRRLAFRVMQETGGTALIPISDNGKHMMLFKIIHRLGKQLELFQSGAEQPGFIERLGELLTEWKRYGIDANLLKEKTASVEDSTLLDRKLHDLRLVYDKLEQELLGLYIDSEDYLTQLIAGYAYAPAMQGAHLWIDGFHGFTPKEYDALGTLIASSAEVTVALTLDRPYDNGEMPHELELFHPTAETYGKLSALAAQAGVSVYDTVVLGEGAPTRFLGSTMLAHLEKHYGGRTPMLIPDKKMLAVDSPACGLSLHASANRRAEVEAAARDMVRRAREEGLRWRDMAVMVRNAAEYTDYIQTIFDDYEIPYFLDQKNNTVHHPLVEFIRSALETVLHGWHYEAVFRCIKTELLFPIDGSMSRELFDRLENYVLAAGVDGWKWLDRSRWKPFMQQSLEDEPDTVSEPSAKAKREFQAIMAAREAIVPPLRRFEQSLKKASNVKDMCEALYKLLDHADAADRLERWSREDSASGRTQRARSHRQLWDGVMQLLDQLVEMVGDEDMPPELFAGMVETGLENLKLAAVPPALDQALIGSMDRTRSGDVKICYVLGANDGVMPMRIQEDGVLTEQERERLAEEGLVMAPGVRRRLLDERFLIYNALTTASQHLWISWAQADEEGKTLLPSEVIRQVRQLFPGIPVYQKAGEPTPGMETGDQRSYIEHPQRTLAYLITELRAWRQGSEIAPFWWDVYNWFAIRPEWQDKLQLMNASLSFSNQETVLTTTTAEQLYGTKLKASVSRMERFVSCPFQHFAIHGLRLRERQMYRLEAPDVGQLFHAALSRLAGGVGQRWGSMPEAQIREAAAKAVDELAPRLQSQILLSSGRFQYIARKLKEIVAQAAVILSEHSRRAQFQPVGLEVDFGPDGTLPSLVIPLDNGGTMEIIGRIDRVDAAETEEGLLLRVLDYKSSATQLKLEEVAFGLSLQMLTYLDVLVTHASEWLGKPASPAGVLYFHVHNPMLAVSNGLSGAEVNARMLKKFKTRGLITAEAETAKLMDGDLESGYSEILPVALKRDGSFYSSSSVVTEDQWDVLRSSVRRTIGKIGTEIGCGKVSIEPYRLGTKSPCQYCDYKPVCQFDPLFEGNEYTKLNKLSEEEIWQQLHGEEETADGNE, from the coding sequence ATGGGGCTTCGATTTGTGCTTGGCCGCTCGGGAACGGGAAAAACAACGTATTGTTTGGATGCAATCCGCGCCAAGCTGCAAGGTGAACCGGATGGAGCGCCGCTAATTATGCTGGTCCCGGAACAGGCTACTTTCCAGACGGAGTACGCGCTTTTGAAAGATACGTCGCTAAGCGGGACGATTCGCGCCCAGGCGCTTAGCTTCCGCCGTCTGGCTTTTCGCGTCATGCAGGAGACGGGCGGCACCGCCTTAATTCCAATCAGCGATAACGGCAAGCATATGATGCTGTTCAAGATTATACACCGGCTTGGCAAGCAGCTTGAGCTTTTCCAGAGCGGGGCAGAGCAGCCGGGTTTTATTGAGCGGCTTGGAGAATTGCTGACCGAGTGGAAGCGCTACGGGATTGATGCCAATCTGTTGAAGGAAAAAACGGCATCTGTAGAAGACTCAACGCTTCTGGACCGGAAGCTGCATGATCTACGGCTTGTTTATGACAAGCTTGAGCAGGAATTGCTTGGTCTTTATATCGATTCGGAAGATTATTTGACGCAGCTGATCGCAGGCTATGCCTACGCGCCGGCGATGCAGGGAGCCCATCTATGGATTGACGGCTTCCATGGGTTTACGCCAAAAGAATACGATGCGCTTGGCACGCTAATCGCTTCTTCCGCCGAGGTGACGGTTGCGCTTACGCTTGACCGTCCTTACGATAACGGCGAAATGCCGCATGAGCTTGAGCTTTTCCATCCTACGGCCGAGACTTACGGTAAGCTGTCCGCTTTGGCCGCCCAAGCCGGCGTATCTGTGTATGACACCGTTGTTTTGGGTGAAGGAGCTCCGACACGCTTCTTGGGAAGCACGATGCTGGCCCATTTGGAAAAGCATTATGGCGGAAGGACTCCTATGCTTATTCCGGATAAAAAGATGCTGGCTGTAGACAGCCCGGCCTGCGGCTTATCCCTTCATGCCTCCGCGAACAGAAGAGCCGAGGTGGAAGCGGCCGCCAGGGATATGGTTCGCCGGGCACGCGAAGAGGGTCTGCGCTGGCGCGACATGGCGGTTATGGTGCGTAACGCGGCTGAATATACCGACTATATTCAAACGATATTTGACGATTACGAGATTCCTTATTTCCTTGACCAAAAGAATAACACGGTCCATCACCCGCTGGTTGAATTTATCCGTTCCGCGCTGGAGACCGTACTCCACGGCTGGCATTATGAAGCGGTATTCCGCTGCATCAAGACGGAGCTGCTATTCCCGATTGACGGCAGCATGTCCCGCGAGCTGTTCGACCGCTTGGAAAACTATGTGCTGGCAGCCGGGGTCGACGGCTGGAAGTGGCTTGACCGTTCCAGATGGAAGCCGTTTATGCAGCAGTCCCTTGAGGATGAGCCGGATACCGTATCCGAGCCGTCTGCAAAAGCTAAACGGGAATTTCAGGCCATTATGGCGGCGAGAGAGGCGATCGTACCGCCGCTTCGCCGGTTCGAGCAGTCCTTGAAGAAAGCATCCAACGTCAAAGACATGTGCGAAGCGTTGTACAAGCTGCTGGATCATGCGGACGCGGCTGACCGTCTTGAACGCTGGAGCCGCGAGGACAGTGCGTCCGGACGTACGCAGCGTGCCAGATCGCACCGCCAGCTATGGGATGGCGTCATGCAATTGCTGGATCAGCTGGTGGAAATGGTCGGAGACGAGGATATGCCTCCGGAGCTGTTCGCCGGCATGGTGGAGACGGGGCTCGAAAACCTGAAGCTTGCGGCGGTACCGCCCGCGCTTGATCAGGCACTGATCGGCAGCATGGACCGGACGCGTTCCGGGGATGTAAAGATCTGTTATGTGCTTGGTGCCAACGACGGCGTGATGCCGATGCGCATTCAAGAGGATGGCGTGCTGACCGAGCAGGAGCGGGAACGCCTAGCCGAAGAAGGGCTTGTTATGGCGCCGGGCGTAAGACGCCGACTGCTCGACGAGCGTTTCCTGATCTATAACGCACTGACAACGGCCAGCCAGCATTTGTGGATCAGTTGGGCGCAGGCGGATGAGGAAGGGAAAACGCTGCTGCCTTCGGAAGTGATCCGGCAGGTGAGACAGCTCTTTCCCGGCATACCGGTCTATCAGAAAGCGGGAGAGCCGACTCCGGGAATGGAGACGGGCGATCAGCGATCTTATATCGAGCATCCTCAGCGTACGCTTGCTTATTTGATCACGGAGCTTCGTGCCTGGCGGCAAGGGTCCGAGATTGCGCCATTCTGGTGGGATGTCTATAACTGGTTCGCGATCCGGCCGGAATGGCAGGACAAGCTGCAGCTTATGAACGCGTCGTTAAGCTTCTCCAATCAGGAGACGGTGCTGACGACAACAACGGCAGAACAGCTGTATGGGACGAAGCTGAAGGCAAGCGTGTCGCGGATGGAGAGATTCGTATCCTGTCCGTTCCAGCATTTTGCCATTCATGGCTTAAGGCTGCGCGAACGCCAGATGTACCGGCTTGAAGCGCCGGATGTCGGTCAGCTGTTCCACGCGGCGCTCAGCCGTCTTGCTGGAGGCGTCGGACAGCGCTGGGGATCTATGCCGGAAGCGCAAATCCGCGAAGCGGCGGCGAAGGCCGTTGACGAGCTTGCTCCTAGGCTGCAATCGCAGATTTTGCTCAGCAGCGGCAGGTTCCAATACATTGCCCGCAAGCTGAAGGAAATCGTTGCTCAAGCGGCGGTTATTTTAAGCGAGCATTCCCGCAGGGCTCAGTTCCAGCCGGTAGGGCTTGAAGTTGATTTTGGCCCGGACGGTACGCTGCCTTCCCTTGTCATTCCGTTAGATAACGGGGGCACGATGGAGATTATCGGACGGATTGACCGAGTAGACGCGGCTGAGACCGAAGAGGGCTTATTGCTGCGGGTCTTGGATTACAAATCCAGCGCAACGCAGCTCAAGCTGGAAGAAGTGGCGTTTGGATTATCTCTGCAGATGCTCACGTACCTCGACGTTCTTGTTACGCACGCTTCCGAATGGCTTGGAAAGCCGGCATCGCCCGCGGGCGTGCTTTATTTCCATGTTCATAATCCGATGCTTGCGGTATCTAACGGGTTATCCGGGGCCGAAGTAAATGCGAGAATGCTGAAGAAGTTCAAAACCCGTGGACTTATTACGGCTGAAGCGGAGACGGCCAAGCTAATGGACGGCGACCTGGAATCCGGTTATTCGGAGATTCTTCCTGTTGCGTTGAAGCGCGACGGAAGCTTTTACAGCAGTTCTTCCGTTGTGACGGAGGATCAGTGGGATGTGCTGCGCAGCTCTGTCAGACGGACTATCGGAAAAATAGGCACGGAAATAGGATGCGGGAAAGTATCGATCGAGCCATACCGCCTAGGAACGAAGTCGCCGTGCCAATACTGCGATTACAAGCCGGTATGCCAATTTGACCCGTTATTTGAAGGCAATGAATACACGAAGCTGAACAAGCTTTCGGAAGAAGAAATTTGGCAACAGCTGCATGGGGAGGAGGAGACAGCGGATGGAAACGAATAA